accacctttgattatagctgcaatgatgttaatgttaatgatgcacagccattattaaacttttagtaGCCATTCACATGCAAAAAATAATGTACATGAATTATGTATGATTTATTAGCTCTTGAATGCACTGCCCGCTTATATGATTCATGAAGGGATTTGTGGGAATGCATGTTTTATTTCATGTGGCAGGAGCCCATAGCACCCACCGCAAGGTGCCAAGCAGCTGCAAGGAGCCTTTAACTAGTAAAACACACCTTTGTTGATTTTCTGTAGCCACATCTAATTTGTGATGCATTTTATTGGTTTCATTGGCCAAGGTATGTTACATCTTCTTGATAAACTGTGAGAGCAAATCTTCATGATTGAGCATAATCCACTAGTAGTGTAGATACTGTTATGAAGAATGCTAGATCTTGAAGTCACTAAGGAGATATAATACAAAGACACTCTAGCTAACCAATGAAACCATACTAATGTATTAATGCAATTCACAATCCACATCTCTATCTCTTGTAGTGATAGGATAGCTATAGGAGTGCAAAAATGGCAAGATGATCAAAATGGGTAAACTGCATGGTTGGATGATAACTATAAAGATCCAAAAACCTCACATGTAGGAGCCCATAATCACTGCAAGATCACAGATGAAATCCCCCATGCAGATGACAACTAATGTAAACACACTCATAATGCATTACTGTGGTTTGTTTGAAGTTCAATTGCAAGTGATTGCATCTTCTCCCACTTGATCATGAATGCCATCAGTGCAtcattgtttgtagcagctGATTTTATGATGTAATTCTTTTGTTCCGTAACAATAGACTTTAAAATACAATGAGTGTAATTGTAAATGACCCAACAACTAGATGCCATACAATCAGTGTGTGTAGTTATCATGTCGGAGGctaataccgtatagctggtaattttcgaaaggtttttatttttggatatttcgaagaggcccttctcttcgaaaataaattcctacgtccggttgtttttcgaaaaCAAATTCCctcaagtgaaagcaaccgtccaactttcggcgattcgttCGTGTATCCTTCGATcggttttagctcagtattgctgatgataatgcatgggtaaactgtatcattactgtaccaataaccagaaaacaggttccagaatgggaattgatgccgtctgctctagaatctatggtagctATATGATCGAGCGTGTTCATGCCAGTGaattcactccacccgagacttCCTCAGTCTTCTTAGTCTGGCGTAGCgctacgcgcgcgggtcggctacgccagactagtcttctctccagtgcacaggaatggggattattccatcagtaaatcAGTTTTCGgaaaacattcacgcatcttcataatttgtgacacggatttccgtttatttgaaatccatccggacttcaaaatatgcactcttcgaaattaaattctttcgaaattcagattttgcttcttgtgcgaaaatttctgtttcgaaaataacccgctatacggtacagcacgagtgctgtatttgcctcgaaacaccccccgagtgctgtattttttgtacgcacaagcataggcggtgcttaAGTGTTTCATatgtatagtagctagctacttcctACGTTTGtttcgcgtgccagacggtttgtgtgggggcggtaaaTAAACCTTCCTGCGTGTCCTGGTTCGGAGCGAATTTCTCTAGgactcaaaccgctgcgatttttggtgatcagggtatcagtaagtgtttatatataatctatttctcagggccggagcccacggtccggccggtccggcattggccagaccacttttcagccacttgaatttgcaaaaagatcgagatactctaatagagcagtcatcacattatactctaatagaacagtcatcgtgaaaatagagcattcagtatacaaTATCAATACTCTTATTGCACTAGTTCAGTCTGGTTGATCTAAGCCATTATATCCATtttaattgtcttcaaattaCTTTCCAGTGAACCATCTGCATAGAATTGCACAATAGGCTAATTGATAATGCATGTTATGcattaacaattacaatcaaaattgcttctgtacctcaaaagaactaaactcactttgtataatgaaagtaaaattagctactagctttatattgaattaattggtatacagtagctcAAAATTACCTGGATATATTCTTGGTGTTAAAAAGCAGAAAGAGACCgtgtatgtaaaatagctttccagatgccatttcagagcatgtattttcaaaaattttcccagggagcatgccccagacTTTCTTAGCTTAGCATGTTAATGCAtgctgtagctagcacacacaaaaaaattacagtaaataatctgatttaaatttcaaatcaataaaatgtagtgtgcatgactatgacctccactgcagtccatgaatggcctgaccactcaaaatctctgagCTCCGGCCCtgtttctagttgtagaacgaaCGATAGGATTAGTTAGGTTAGGCTAGTCTTTAGCGATTTGCAATGTCACGCACGTAATCAATCGTGCTgccttagtggagtcgtgtttaaataGCTTCGTGAGGCGATCAGTACTgaacctctttataaagaccgccCTCTAACAAaaaccacctctttataaagaccattttactttaaGTTGTGAGTATGTCGCCATAgggatggtcttattgatcaccTATAAAGTCAGAGTGATACTTGATTTGTAATGGAGCAATACCcccatgcaaaaaaaaaaacaacagctTGAGCAATACCCCCatgtaaaacaaaaaaaacaaaaacagtttggctgtagtGTCCATGAAACTGATGACTAAAGGAGTTAATATCTGGCGAGGCCATGGTAATATTGCaggtaactataactaaaaattCATTGACTCATGTAGTCTTCCTGCATTCCTACCGAATTGGCAAGTAATTTGGCCACATTTTTCTCCTCTAGCTACACTATTTTAAAAGGTATCACTTTACAAGCTAATTAGAGTTTATAAAGGAAATAAATTAGGAAtgcagtcagactgcacaagtcaatgatcaATATTATAGTTGCCGGTATTATCATTCATTTCTTTTGCCTCACCAGATAGCTCCTTTATAGTTGCTTAGTTTTGCGAACACATCAGTtgtatcaggagcttataagcgccttCAAGGAGCCTGATACTATTGGTTCCAACATTTGACTAATTATATACTTAAACCTCAGTCCATGTAGGGCATTCATCCTatattcactgctaccagtggtttattgcatcatcacttttaagctgttaattttcaaaggaagccatgatgagtctaagtacttgtgtgctatttgtaaactaaaagagcaggcccgtagccagggggggttcggggggttctgaagaaccgccctcttggaaaaaaggtccacaatttcagtaaaaggtccacaattttaacataaaggtccataatttaaccaaaaagATCCACAATTTtcgtatacaagtccaaattttcaggagcaaaagtccattagctacagtttactagatagcactaataagaagctaaattaagtgctccaagTAActtattcagtgcttgtattatatgcaatgcaagatcgagatactctaatagagcagtcaaccactctaatagaacaaccactctaatagaacagtcacgattacattttcttttaaaagctacttaatttacatgtagattgtctaaaccgagctttcattaaaatataagattttggtaGAAAAGCCTCTCCATACAGAACCCACGAATAGCACCCatacttcaactccatgcaatgtgtaaatttcattgtttaagacaccctttgttctgctccactgcccctgttgatcatggcagagtgctcaatctttcccattcttattcactgtgacattccaatatagatacatgcatgtgcagatggtatacagtagcagtatagagatatttttccagatatcatccatacagctggtcttcagcttacctaaaaaaatgttatttattgactgaaatgccactaaattcaaccttttagtacctattttcaaaaaatttcctggggaggcatgctcccagaccccctagtttcagcatgctgggtgcgcacaccataatataatctgaaacatgtcatataaaaaggtctacttttcttctaaaagagcttacccagataaaagtctggctacggccctgctATTTATTATTTCTATGAAATTTGAAGCACGTATTGTGGCTATAACTACTCCTTTATGACTATATATTGTAATATAGTTAGCCATATGCAGTATAAGTTATATATAGAAAATAGTCAGAAAATGCCACCAGTTTCAATCTCCAGAttccaattttcaaaaattttctgggggggcatgcccccagacccccctagattgggtgtgctttgcacacccagtctcagtacctttattaatcatcatgcaagtaaaggtccacttttggtcaaaaagaacccccctttcaaaatccctggctacgggcctgaagAGACTGAACAACTCTTAACAATGAACTAAGTAGCCATATATTTTATAAGCTCTCTGTGCTGTACTGAGGACCAGAAACAGAGCTGTGTTGAAATCATTCTTTTAATTACCCTACCaacgtaattgtacatacttatatagttaagtataactaatggaaattgtacacatgtaattgcacatcagcattatacccctggagggtcctgctgattaacaataaataaataataataaccagtattactgacactctatggctgcatattaactgctagcacctgttaacataaccaagcacagcccaggaaattactgctctctttataaggacatgtttcattaacataagatagaacacagctatatcctgaaggcgcttataagctcctggttgtATACATGGGtatattgtatcataaatcagatattaCTCTTGATAGTTTTCTAGGCATAACATGTGGGACACAATTCATTGATAGTATGGGGATatgctctaaaacaacaatataGACATTAAAGTAAAGTggcctttataaagaggtggtctttgttagaaggtggtctttataaagaggtgagcACTAAGTGAAATTATCTAATTagcattccagtccaccattccattccactgaatccagacacccAATAAATTCTagctaactgtactgtatttgtccaagtgtgctgtatttgtccaattaagcacataactgtactgtatttgcccaattagctgcacactgaactgttctgtatgactcatacagtacagttatgtagctaataaGTACTGTATGAACAATATACTACatggcatcgctttgatcctcccacgcaaagtacaataaatGCTAATATGCAACAAATTAACTTGTGACTGGCATAGGATACTGTGGATGCCCACTCAATGACAATCTAGGATTAAATCTCCGtatagatagctagctacaatgttgggagtaacgcgttacttatgtaatgcgttatgtaatattattacttttgtggtaactaagtaatataacaaaatacgctataaaaacaggtaatataactcaagttactttacttacaaatgtaatgtgttacctaagtaatatagttactgtaacgaatctaatattacgtaatattattactacaaataacgaagttactaatctcgttagtaatccactgagtaatgcctagccacaacgaagtaatgaagcctactgaatgaagcttattcaccagcttcttacttataaccaagatttgcacattgtccaacaacacaatcatgtcacgtgataaggtggtagtttcacatgtgacagcttaaggctgtggacacaaaataatataatatgtaatattattatagttactttattttatgggtaatatgtaactgtaactaaatagttcagttgcaagtaattatgtattatgtaactagttacttgtaaaaagtaacttgcccaacactggctagctagctagctaccaagtGTATATACGGTAAAAGTTAGTAAGCTACATTGATCGCTCTTTCGTTTTGTCGCAAGAGAATGAAATGGGCGAGTTGTCTGTAAACAAACTGTACTGAGGCAAGGGGGATTATGGGGAGGCAGAACCCCCTCCTGaagaaaaaggtccacaatagtaaaaaggtccacaatttcagtcaATAGACCCAAAATTTCAGCAAACtgaaaaggtccacaattttagcaataAAGTCCAACATTTTAGTTGCAAAAGTCCAGAAATGTCAGCCTTTTTAGAACTTCACCACACCACACAAAAAGGTCCACTTCAGTTTTATTCAAAGAACCTAAAAGTCTGGTTACAACCCTGGAAAACTATGAACGTGTTTGTTCAAAGATTTTGCTTCACAGTGCTTTTCTATGGCTGTATGAGTTTAGCACTGCTTAATTGGCAATTAAAGCTTTAGTATAGACAATATTGCAAGGGGCCAGTCACATGCTGAAATTTCATTTTAGCTTGAATTGTTTCATTAGCGCACACCTTGCTATTGCTCAACTCCATGCACTGTTATACACCCACACGAAAGTTTTTGTGGGAAAAGTCTATTTTGCAACAACCATATAAAGATTAAAAAACAATATAAAATCTAGCTCTCTATATTAGCTACGTCAAAATGAGTCAGCACTATAGTTACACAGCCAGCCAGAGTTTTTCCTTGATCATGATGCATTACAGTTTGTATAGCCGAGAAGAAACAGAAACTAAATCTTATCAATACTAGACTGAGACAAAGCAGATATGACATATAGCTCATTGGTAAATACTACATATAGCAACATTGTTTTAGAGGGTGGTGAATTGGAAAATAAAGCATATCATTGGCATGCAGCTACAGACTGTTAATTTGGTGAATGGGTCACTATGATGTGAGAAACCTTTTGGTGATTACAATTTGCCACATATGTGGTAAGATGGACAAATGAGCTATAATGTGACAAACAAGTGGGTATAGCCATAATAACAAGTTGTCTTATTGTATTCCCTTGTGTGATATAATAGTGCGGTTTCAAGGTTGTATGTCAGGTCCTGACTAATCATAAACTACGTACCCACTGCATGACAAGTATTAACATCACAAAATTATGATGTGTAGATATGTGGTTGTATAATTGTTAGCTAGCTGTTTGTCATTGCCACAATGAATGTTAATGGTCATGTGGTGTGTACCATGCACCCTAAGGATTCCAGCAGGTGAGTACATCATGCCTGCAAGTTTACAAAAAACAATTATGCACCCTCCATACTCTCAGGTTCAACGTGCATGTGGTCTTGTAAAGAGGATCAGGTGGTGTTTTTACAGAGGCGGCCAAGGTGGTCTTTAAAGAGGTGCCCACTAAGCAAGGGTTTTAGTGCAGAATACAGGACACTATATAGTGGGATGGCCTTGTTAATGAGGTAATAAAGTATATGTGTCTGGAACTTTATCATAATTGACAGACTCATTATTATACATAGGTGCCTACAAAACGGATCACCTAATTATATTGACTAGACCTCATAAACATTTAAATGTAAACTTATTAGTTTATCATTTTCACCTGCATTGCAGTTTTTCTTACTGCATCAAGGATTTGGTACCATTGGTGACagagtgcagccatccagcaccttttaaagttggtGACAATATCTAGAGCAACCTAAAAAAAATTGCATTCTGAGttattttagctagctaattcagctatctagatAAAAAAATATAAACATCCACCCTCCCACACTGCTGTTTTGAGTatagaaactaataattaagtttgtaCCAATTATATGGTCTTATTTGAGTatagaaactaataattaagtttgtgCCAATTATATGGTCTTAGGTATAAGACATAACCTTGTTAAAAGTATTCCTCTCATTGCATCTCCAATTAGAAAGAACTACAAGACCCAATACCTCTCTATTTATAGCATATTTATGTATATGATACCTGCAACACATCTAGAAGACTGATACCCAGAATAAGACTGAGAATCAACTTCTTTGTTTTAATGTAACCATAGCTAGGAGCATGCACATTTTTGCTATGCAATAGCACAGTAAAAGCAATGCATATGTTTTGTTAACATGGACTGGAACACTTAGACAGCCAGAATTGCATATATACAAAAAATAGAATATAACTAGGTATCTGGATGGCATTGTGTTCTGAGCACTTCAAGAGCATTCTGATAAATCTCATTATCCCTGTCAGCTTCTTCATCATCACGACGTCTGCGTTTGTAACGGATAGCAACCCAAAGAAAAAACAGAAACCCTGGAATTGCTATCACCAACAAGAAAATGTTATACCAAGTAGAATCAGTAAAATGACTGCTAAACAGTTTGTATCTGACTGATAAAATTGCTGCCGGTAGTATAGAAGACAATGCAACAAATAAGTAGAAGATTCCAATCATTAGTCCCTTAATATCCTTCGGTGATTGAGCATAGACAAACTCCATACCTGTATGTGTGCAAATACATCATggccataataattatgtattgctATATTTCAAAGGTAAAATGCTGAGTATATACAGACTACTTCCTTTCATTGCATTATTAAGCAATGCATCATAGCAAGTGGACTGTTGAGTGTCACTATTTAAGTTTCTGGGATTCcctatacagtaactacataAATTATGGTCTAGTGATATACATATTCACATCAGCAGGGGCGGGCAGTGAAGCCTGTCTCACTAACGCCTTGGGACCATGCACATGGAAACCTCAGttattgagtgttctattagagtagttgaaatgCTTTAATTGAAATCACTATTCCACTAGAGACCTCTAAAGTCTGTAATTACAGGGAACCAGACTTGCTAAAGTTTTCTTATGAAAGTCCTTTTAGAATAATgtatgtacactaatacaaatgtcCCAAATATATGGCAAGGTGTCATTTTGGAGTGTTTTTACTATAATACATATCAGAAGCACATAAGCACCACATGAGGTACATGGCACTTATGAGCTCTTGTTTATACTGACCTGCCACTAGCATCAGTACTTCTCCAAGAGATACAATAATTAGACAAATCATAATTACTACTAGTTGAAAAGTGATGTTGGTCAAAGTTGCTGTAGCCACTGCAAGAATAATGACTGCAATGATTAGCAGCACAAATCCAAATCCAATCCTCTGCAGCATACTGGGAGGATGTGTTCTTAGTAAtgggcacacacacacgcactggTCAATAATAGGAAGCAGTAAAAGAATTATGTATGAATCCCAAAAGTTAATCAATCCAAGTTTATTATTGTGCAGAAAAGAGTTCACTTGTGCAGTAGTATTATCTGAACTTGACACCAACAGGGGTATTTCACTCTCTATCTACACATATtgaaaacacacatacataactaTAAATCTGGAATGCACAATATTATTTAGTTTTATGATAGGAAAGAGTCATGTAAAAGGTTTTTGAATTTACAGTTACAGAAATTAGCTTTAATTTCTGCATCACCAGAGCAATTTTGATAAGAAAGATAATCCTCTTACATAAAGTCAAAAACCATGGGATCTGCAACTATAAAAAATGCTGTGCAAGATTTCAGATCTCAAACAATTCATGgtaagatttcaagatttctgAAATTTTTGGTATTCAGAATAGTTTAATCATGTAATGCTTGCTTTCAGTCCCTTAGACTTTAAGCTCTTGTCTCGGCTGCTAATCTGTGCAGCTCTATACCTAGCAATAAACTCAGCTTTGTTGTGACCTAGTATAGGATATCCGCATTGTGTCATCAACTACCAAAGATATGTACGAAGATATTACATACCAGTTCCACTCTGTGGAGAAACTCCACCACAAACCGTTGCTGTCTTGAAATGACGCTAAACTAATGAGGAAACAGGCCGTGAACAGTGCACCTGCATGGTCATTTGAGCAAGTACCACCACTGGAAAGCATTTCTACAGACTCATTTTGGATTCTATCAAACTCCAGGATGACCTCAACTCCTTATTTGACTAGCTGGTCTCAAGACCCAAACTTATCTTTTAACACTAAGAAACTTATTCACCTCTCCTTTAATACAAAGTTTCCTACTTCTTACAACATTGACGATTCCTTGATAATATCTAGCAACACCCATCGTgaccttggtatcattctattCACCGACCTGTCTTGGAGAAACCACTATCACCACATTTTATCCAAAGCTTATCGAACCCTAGGATTGCTTAGACATACATTCAGCCATGCTATTAACACTACAACTAAAAGAACCCTGTACATAGCACTAGTAAGGTCccagctactgtattgttccCCATTGTGGCATCCCTACCTTATCCAAGATATCTCTGCTCTTGAAAGAATATATATAGTGCCGAGCTACCAAATAGCTACATCCTCAAtgattatgtttctgattataaaacTCGCCTTATCAAACTCAACctactaccattaatgtatatttatgaccagtgtgacattctgttcttcataaaatcaattcaaaatccATCCGATCATTTTGACATCCGGAccttcatcaaattctgtcatcattctactaggtcttcttccagtaacaaacttgaacatgtttttatGTCATCTAATCAGcaaagaaacttctacttcaacagacttcctcgaactttcaacagcttaccagtaattgacttaactcaaccctttgttcactatacacacacacacacataagcAATTCCTTGAGTACATAgtaaggccaatagaacattaaacttcttgaaacgcaatctgagttgctgctcgtctaccatcaaagcaacagcctaccttacgatagtacgaccgtcaatggaatatgctgcagtcatctgggacccataccaccataacaatattcaacagctagagaaagtacagcgtagggcagctagatgggtcctaaatgatttcaatcgattcagctcagtcacagctatgttacagcatctttcttggccaagccttcagctgagacataaaatatccagattacaagcactttttaaaattatacatcaagattattcactgtcaattcctcctcattttatttcaatgacaagatccaccagactatatcacccacatcgttttattctaccaaactcatccacctattcataccaacagagctttttctccagatcaattaaggattggaacaacttaccatcttccatcattgagagcaacaataatgactctttttcagcggaactgcaaacattgtatggaactcaataactggaatctttgtaactacgtagctaaattcatttcatgattgctttttttcctgaacatatcagctgtgctgtctgctcagtaacaataacaataataataataataataatagcaagaCTACCCTCCCTACCATTAGTAACTCTTGATAGTagccatagctagctaacacatacacatacacataattattagcTTTACATTTATAGCTATgtctacacacatgcacgcacgcacacacacacacacacatactacactacatgcacacgcactacacaaacacacacactacacacattcgCGTGTgcattacacacacacgcactacacacacagatgCTCTGAAGTGGCATCTGAAAGCTATTTTACTTGCAAagcctctttctccttttttgttaacatcaaggatatatcctggtaattttgtactacaataccaccaattaattcaatttcacatctaattttactttcaaaatttcagtgaaaggttagttctttgagatacagaagccatTGGAATTGGAATTGCTAATACATGCATGACATGCATTAGCAATTAGCCCAATGCAGTGCATTGCAGATGACTTGCTGAAACTTTTGAGTGATTTGAGGACAATTATAAATGGCTTAGAGTAAGTAGAACAGTGGCTTTATTCATAGATGTTATATCTATGCTATAGTTCTATAccaatgctctattagagttagttaTGTACAATAAACTCATGCAACATACGTAAATAGACATTGTAGTTATGCATAAAAAGAAGAATGGGTGCACACTCTGAACAGTAAAATTAGTTTGATTTACTTTATACCATACATAGGACACACAACACCATGGGAAGAGGAATTAAAAAATGGCATACTAGCAGATAATTTATGAAGCTACATTAGTTTGATTAAGGAGACCAAGTTTGGCAGTGAATCAAATATTTCATTGCTGGACTAGACATGCAGTTTCGAGGCTTGAAATCAATTGTATGTATGGAAATTCCATATAAACACAGGTAAAAGGACGCAGCCTTCAAAACACTTGGACTTTCAGTAAAATCATTTAAAGGTGGACAGATCAGATAGCATTGCTTTTATAAATCTATATTACTTCAGTGACATGCAATAAAACTACTTACTCCATCAATGAGAAGGAGAGGGGTCACCATTGCAGTTAAAGCAAGTAACAGTCGGTAAAATGTCTTCACATCTTCCACCTGTGCAGTAGTGAATGGTCCTCCATACCTTGTTTTAGCTAGGTCTAATCTGGGAGGTGGGTCTTGATTGATAGTAAACGCATTTTGAAACGGATCAAATTTTTTTGCTTTCAATGCAAAATGTGTTACCTTAAATACTACTTGCAGTggattccttgtttcattattgATAATAAAGTAATGTTTACATGTAAATATTATAGCCAAAGCAAAACAAGCTGAGCTTGCAGCAGCCACTGATGTGATTGAGACCA
The nucleotide sequence above comes from Dysidea avara chromosome 3, odDysAvar1.4, whole genome shotgun sequence. Encoded proteins:
- the LOC136251199 gene encoding solute carrier family 15 member 4-like translates to MSGETAGSSACKCKWQPRSCPRNKAILLTLLMSSLERVGTYISVSNVPTLLTHLSPVYTGMIVVLFFDVLSAMFYPLFGYLADVKYGRFRIITTGFVACAICYFIQSCSFVLNDSQVFLPVILFGVSYTALCMGSAAIQANILPFACDQIHGAWEEEISSLFHWYYWTRNVGAVFSFVINFSFSYINVDDLHLVSITSVAAASSACFALAIIFTCKHYFIINNETRNPLQVVFKVTHFALKAKKFDPFQNAFTINQDPPPRLDLAKTRYGGPFTTAQVEDVKTFYRLLLALTAMVTPLLLIDGIESEIPLLVSSSDNTTAQVNSFLHNNKLGLINFWDSYIILLLLPIIDQCVCVCPLLRTHPPSMLQRIGFGFVLLIIAVIILAVATATLTNITFQLVVIMICLIIVSLGEVLMLVAGMEFVYAQSPKDIKGLMIGIFYLFVALSSILPAAILSVRYKLFSSHFTDSTWYNIFLLVIAIPGFLFFLWVAIRYKRRRRDDEEADRDNEIYQNALEVLRTQCHPDT